In Mixophyes fleayi isolate aMixFle1 chromosome 11, aMixFle1.hap1, whole genome shotgun sequence, one DNA window encodes the following:
- the LOC142107539 gene encoding sodium-dependent neutral amino acid transporter B(0)AT2-like gives MEKSVNELEGSITGESSRDLIPEPTSRPTWGSKVQYILAQVGFSVGLGNVWRFPYLCHQNGGGSFLLLYFVLLLIIGIPLFFLELAAGQSIRQGSIGVWKHISPRLAGIGFASCVVCSFVALYYNVIIGWSLFYMFNSFQYPLPWEDCPTLANQTEPECAKTTPTTYYWYRKALDVTESIGTSDMNWPMTGCLVLAWVLVCGGMIKGIKSSGKVMYFSSVFPYVVLFCFLIRGLLLDGAIDGIRIMFTPKLEIWGNVQVWRQAATQVFFALGLGFGSVIAYSSYNNRYNNCHFDAILVSFINFMTSVLATLVVFSVLGFRANVIAEKCVAENLDKIKALVDRGILFNNSLHENVTNVEYSQWYTRTNVTLNLTHYGIENCRVEDEMNKGAEGTGLAFIAFTEAMTHLPASPFWSLLFFLMLLNLGLSTMFGNMQGIITPLLDNFPALRKRKTIFTISCCIIGLLIGLLFVQRSGSYFVSMFDDYSATLPLIIVVIFENVAVAWVYGADRFMSDIEGMLGYRPWRVYKYMWQYISILAMIGLLLASLIRMCIEDPVYQSWNSEKAVEDKLHYPPWALGLLVSLIIVAALPIPVVFLKQTLQDWLQKRPKKAYGQCEYSQGCTVDEVLEPMDESLPKLGNGYLNVEMEEVTELGKLLSDSEELYEEDPDNVTG, from the exons ATGGAAAAATCTGTTAACGAACTAGAGGGCAGCATCACAGGGGAGTCCAGCCGTGATCTGATACCGGAGCCCACCTCTCGTCCCACCTGGGGCAGTAAAGTGCAGTATATCCTCGCACAGGTTGGCTTCTCTGTCGGCCTTGGAAACGTGTGGCGGTTTCCGTACCTGTGTCATCAGAATGGCGGAG GTTCCTTCCTATTATTGTACTTTGTGCTTCTGCTCATCATCGGTATCCCCCTCTTCTTCTTGGAACTGGCGGCTGGGCAGAGCATACGTCAGGGCAGCATCGGGGTCTGGAAACACATCAGCCCTCGGCTAGCCGGGATTGGCTTTGCTAGCTGTGTG GTGTGCTCCTTTGTGGCGCTGTACTATAATGTTATCATTGGATGGAGTCTTTTCTACATGTTCAATTCCTTCCAGTACCCTCTGCCCTGGGAGGACTGTCCCACCCTGGCCAATCAAACag AACCAGAGTGTGCGAAGACTACTCCCACTACTTACTACTGGTACAGAAAGGCCCTGGATGTCACAGAATCCATTGGAACCTCAGACATGAATTGGCCAATGACAGGGTGTCTTGTTCTTGCCTGGGTTCTGGTGTGTGGCGGCATGATCAAGGGAATAAAATCATCCGGCAAA GTGATGTATTTTAGCTCAGTTTTCCCCTACGTTGTTCTCTTCTGCTTCCTGATCCGTGGGCTGTTGCTGGATGGTGCCATAGATGGAATCCGAATTATGTTTACACCAAAG CTGGAAATCTGGGGAAACGTACAGGTTTGGCGACAGGCAGCCACCCAGGTCTTCTTCGCTCTAGGCCTGGGATTCGGAAGTGTGATCGCGTACTCCAGCTACAATAATCGCTATAACAACTGCCACTTTGATGCCATTCTGGTGTCATTTATCAACTTCATGACGTCCGTTTTAGCCACTCTGGTCGTGTTCTCAGTCTTGGGATTTCGGGCAAATGTCATTGCGGAAAAGTGCGTTGCAGA AAACCTGGACAAGATCAAGGCTTTGGTTGACCGTGGCATATTGTTCAATAACTCTCTACATGAGAACGTGACTAATGTGGAGTACAGCCAGTGGTACACAAGAACGAACGTCACCCTCAATCTGACACACTATGGCATTGAAAACTGCCGGGTAGAGGACGAGATGAACAAG GGTGCGGAAGGCACAGGATTGGCATTCATAGCGTTCACTGAAGCAATGACTCACTTACCTGCTTCCCCGTTTTGGTCTTTGCTGTTCTTCCTTATGCTGTTGAACTTGGGACTCAGCACAATGTTTGGAAACATGCAAGGAATTATCACCCCGCTGCTAGATAACTTCCCGGCTTTACGCAAGAGGAAAACCATATTCACAA TTTCCTGCTGTATAATTGGTCTTTTGATCGGGCTGCTCTTCGTTCAGCGATCAGGGTCCTATTTCGTGTCCATGTTTGATGACTATTCAGCCACGTTGCCTCTCATTATCGTGGTGATATTTGAAAACGTGGCCGTGGCCTGGGTGTACGGAGCAGACAG GTTTATGAGTGACATTGAAGGAATGCTGGGTTATCGTCCTTGGAgagtgtacaaatatatgtggCAGTATATCAGTATCCTGGCTATGATTGGACTCCTTCTTGCCAGTTTGATCAGAATGTGCATTGAGGATCCTGTGTACCAGTCCTGGAACAGTGAGAAG gcaGTGGAAGACAAGTTGCACTATCCACCCTGGGCTCTTGGTCTTTTAGTCAGCTTAATCATAGTGGCCGCTTTGCCCATCCCGGTTGTGTTCCTGAAACAAACTCTCCAAGACTGGTTACAGAAACGGCCAAAAAAGGCGTACGGTCAATGTGAATACAGCCAGGGATGTACGGTAGATGAAGTTTTGGAACCCATGGACGAGAGTCTTCCAAAGCTTGGCAACGGTTACTTAAACGTGGAGATGGAGGAAGTtacagaactgggcaaacttCTTTCCGACAGTGAAGAACTATATGAGGAGGACCCCGACAATGTAACAGGCTAA